A window of Phyllobacterium sp. T1293 contains these coding sequences:
- a CDS encoding HAD family hydrolase, whose amino-acid sequence MSSLTTIGFDADDTLWENEQFFRLSEKHFEALLAPHTDATDLSDRLLEVERRNLDLYGFGIKGFTLSLLETALEVTDGKIPSSVLNEILAAGREMLRHPIETLPHVQETLEQLADRYRLVLITKGDLFDQERKLAQSGLGDFFDAVEIVSNKDRATYERIFNRHGDGPERSMMIGNSLKSDVVPAIQAGGWGVYVPHGLTWVLEHVDVPVAEPRFREIENLGALAALLAEIA is encoded by the coding sequence ATGTCCTCCCTCACCACCATCGGTTTCGACGCGGATGATACACTCTGGGAAAACGAACAGTTCTTCCGCTTGTCGGAAAAGCATTTTGAAGCGTTGCTGGCACCACATACGGATGCGACCGACCTGTCGGACCGGCTTCTGGAAGTCGAGCGGCGCAATCTCGATCTCTATGGTTTTGGCATCAAGGGGTTCACGCTTTCGCTGCTCGAAACAGCCTTGGAAGTGACCGATGGCAAGATTCCCTCATCGGTCCTCAATGAGATTTTGGCAGCAGGACGCGAAATGTTGCGTCATCCCATTGAAACCCTGCCGCATGTGCAGGAGACATTGGAACAACTGGCGGATCGCTACCGGCTGGTGCTGATCACCAAGGGCGATCTTTTCGATCAGGAGCGCAAGCTGGCGCAGTCAGGTCTTGGCGATTTCTTCGATGCGGTCGAAATTGTCAGCAACAAGGACCGGGCTACTTATGAGCGGATCTTCAACCGCCATGGCGACGGCCCTGAACGCAGCATGATGATCGGCAATTCGCTGAAATCCGATGTGGTTCCGGCCATTCAGGCGGGTGGCTGGGGCGTCTACGTTCCGCATGGACTGACATGGGTACTTGAACATGTGGATGTGCCGGTTGCCGAGCCGCGTTTCCGGGAAATCGAGAATCTGGGTGCGCTCGCAGCTCTGCTTGCTGAAATCGCCTAG
- a CDS encoding ATP-binding protein: MKVDIDMGAAPAGAKAMLDLEELLATRLLVQGNSGSGKSHLLRRLLEQSAQWVQQCVIDPEGDFVTLADKYGHVVVDGARTENELTRIAARIRQHRVSVVLDLEGLDVEQQMRCAAAFLGGLFDAERDYWYPMLVVVDEAQLFAPAVAGEVSDEARKLSLGAMTNLMCRGRKRGLAGVIATQRLAKLAKNVAAEASNFLMGRTFLDIDMARASDLLGMERRQAEQFRDLARGHFVALGPALSRRPLPVTIGAVETSARSSSPKLTPLPQQADDAHDLIFTPAPEERRPVVRRTPPPPQPTPTADILAQLSQAKAMAEAEAPAMTLFPEIDQAERNGLIDGVMQEMLGDPDAGFRTDAVLYQDFLVRCRIRRVPGEALSLPAFRRKLAVARAGIDGETAQSEPWQQALELSKSLPDDVQGVFFIVAQAAVTGNPCPSDATLARAYGTHSARRARRLLTYFEEQGLVVVRTDFAGNRVVAFPDLGCETLAGDPNGPDDGAQEQHAAE, encoded by the coding sequence ATGAAGGTCGATATCGACATGGGAGCGGCGCCCGCAGGCGCAAAAGCCATGCTCGATCTGGAAGAGCTTCTGGCCACGCGCCTTTTGGTGCAGGGTAACTCCGGCTCGGGTAAATCCCATCTTCTGCGCCGCCTGCTCGAACAGAGCGCCCAATGGGTGCAGCAATGCGTGATTGATCCGGAAGGCGATTTCGTCACGCTCGCTGATAAATATGGTCACGTCGTTGTTGATGGTGCGCGCACCGAGAACGAACTCACCCGTATTGCCGCCCGTATCCGCCAGCATCGGGTTTCCGTGGTGCTCGATCTTGAAGGCCTTGATGTCGAACAGCAGATGCGTTGCGCAGCCGCCTTCCTCGGCGGCCTGTTCGATGCGGAACGCGACTATTGGTATCCGATGCTTGTCGTCGTCGATGAAGCCCAGCTTTTCGCCCCGGCTGTTGCTGGTGAAGTTTCCGACGAAGCACGCAAGCTTTCGCTCGGCGCCATGACCAATTTGATGTGCCGTGGCCGCAAGCGCGGACTTGCCGGTGTCATCGCCACGCAGCGTCTGGCAAAGCTTGCCAAGAATGTGGCTGCAGAAGCCTCCAACTTCCTGATGGGTCGTACCTTCCTCGATATCGATATGGCCCGCGCTTCCGACCTTCTCGGCATGGAACGGCGGCAGGCCGAACAATTCCGCGATCTGGCGCGCGGACACTTTGTGGCGTTGGGACCTGCCCTGTCGCGCCGCCCGCTGCCGGTCACAATTGGAGCGGTCGAGACATCTGCCCGCTCATCCAGCCCGAAGCTGACACCCTTGCCGCAACAGGCGGATGATGCGCATGATCTGATTTTCACCCCGGCACCCGAAGAACGCCGCCCGGTTGTAAGGCGCACGCCTCCACCGCCGCAGCCAACACCGACGGCTGACATTCTGGCGCAACTGAGCCAAGCCAAAGCAATGGCCGAAGCGGAAGCACCGGCTATGACACTTTTCCCGGAGATCGATCAGGCCGAGCGCAACGGATTGATTGATGGCGTCATGCAGGAAATGCTTGGCGATCCCGATGCGGGGTTCCGCACCGACGCGGTTCTCTATCAAGATTTTCTCGTACGCTGCCGCATTCGCCGGGTACCGGGCGAAGCGCTTTCCCTGCCTGCTTTCCGCCGCAAGCTTGCCGTGGCCCGCGCCGGTATCGATGGCGAGACGGCCCAGAGCGAACCATGGCAGCAGGCGCTGGAGCTATCCAAAAGTCTGCCAGATGATGTACAGGGCGTCTTCTTTATCGTGGCGCAGGCAGCGGTCACAGGAAATCCCTGCCCATCCGATGCAACGTTAGCGCGTGCTTACGGAACACACTCGGCGCGGCGCGCCCGGCGACTGCTGACCTATTTCGAAGAACAGGGACTGGTCGTTGTCCGTACCGATTTCGCCGGTAATCGCGTTGTAGCCTTTCCGGATCTTGGCTGCGAGACGCTGGCGGGCGACCCGAACGGCCCTGATGACGGCGCGCAGGAACAGCACGCCGCCGAATAG
- a CDS encoding alpha/beta fold hydrolase produces MSQSNEYARPVISYRTQEVDGLNIFYREAGPKDAPTLLLLHGFPTSSHMFRDLIPLLADRYHVVAPDYPGSGHSDAPSNKEFAYTFDHLADIIDAFTQKLGLKRYAIYSQDFGGPVGFRLATRHPERVTAIFVQNAVAHEEGLSEGFNTARRLWANRNTETEAAMRSHLTIGDTKGQYLFGAKDPARINPDAWMHAQDGLDRPGIADAQIDLLYDYQSNLKQYPHFQAYFREHQPPMLITWGKHDPFFAVAGAKAFAEQLPKAELHIFDGGHFLLEDHAEEVAALMREFLERTLA; encoded by the coding sequence ATGTCACAGTCGAACGAATACGCACGCCCGGTGATCAGCTACCGCACACAGGAGGTCGATGGTCTCAATATTTTCTACCGGGAGGCAGGGCCAAAGGATGCGCCAACGCTGCTCCTGCTGCATGGATTCCCTACATCGTCACATATGTTCCGTGATCTCATTCCATTGCTTGCCGACCGCTATCATGTGGTTGCGCCTGATTATCCCGGTTCCGGCCACAGCGATGCGCCTTCAAACAAGGAATTCGCCTATACATTCGATCATCTGGCCGACATCATCGACGCGTTCACGCAGAAGCTTGGCCTGAAGCGCTATGCAATCTACTCGCAGGACTTTGGAGGCCCCGTCGGCTTCCGTTTGGCCACCCGCCATCCGGAACGCGTAACCGCGATTTTCGTCCAGAACGCCGTGGCGCATGAGGAAGGTCTGTCTGAAGGCTTCAACACCGCCCGGCGCCTCTGGGCCAATCGCAACACGGAAACCGAAGCCGCCATGCGCAGCCATCTCACAATCGGGGACACAAAGGGCCAATATCTCTTCGGTGCAAAAGACCCGGCAAGAATCAACCCCGATGCCTGGATGCATGCGCAAGATGGCCTTGATCGTCCGGGCATTGCAGATGCGCAGATTGATCTGCTCTATGACTATCAGTCAAACCTGAAGCAGTATCCGCATTTTCAGGCCTATTTCCGTGAGCATCAGCCACCCATGCTGATCACATGGGGCAAGCATGATCCATTCTTTGCCGTCGCGGGAGCCAAGGCTTTTGCCGAACAATTGCCCAAGGCTGAACTGCATATTTTCGATGGCGGGCATTTTTTGCTGGAAGATCATGCAGAGGAAGTCGCCGCGCTGATGCGGGAATTTCTTGAGCGCACGTTAGCCTGA
- a CDS encoding CGNR zinc finger domain-containing protein — MSFIFLGNALWLDFVNTQIIDGELVDLIGGGDAFLQWARAADIPADERATHGFDRALTETRLFREQLRAAANDLAAGTALNPAFIADINRRMADHPVATVLENSGSGWTTRAKPVTEGPERVLADIASDFARFVATEGTNVRKCSNERCCIMFYDTSKNHTRRWCSMEACGNRAKAAGRRARVAQ, encoded by the coding sequence ATGTCGTTCATTTTTCTGGGCAATGCCCTCTGGCTGGATTTCGTCAATACACAGATCATCGACGGTGAGCTTGTTGATCTCATCGGCGGCGGCGATGCCTTTTTGCAATGGGCAAGGGCGGCAGATATTCCGGCTGATGAACGTGCGACGCATGGCTTTGACAGGGCATTGACCGAAACACGATTGTTTCGGGAACAGCTGCGCGCGGCGGCAAACGATCTTGCGGCGGGCACCGCGCTTAATCCTGCTTTCATCGCCGATATCAACCGGCGTATGGCGGATCATCCTGTTGCGACAGTTCTGGAAAATTCAGGCAGCGGATGGACGACCCGCGCCAAGCCAGTCACCGAAGGACCCGAGCGCGTTCTGGCCGATATTGCCAGTGATTTTGCCCGGTTCGTTGCCACCGAAGGCACAAATGTCCGCAAATGCAGCAATGAGCGCTGCTGCATCATGTTCTATGACACCAGCAAGAACCACACCCGCCGCTGGTGCAGCATGGAGGCATGCGGCAACCGGGCAAAAGCTGCCGGTCGCCGCGCGCGCGTTGCTCAATAG
- the metE gene encoding 5-methyltetrahydropteroyltriglutamate--homocysteine S-methyltransferase yields MSITISNLGFPRIGKRRELKFALENFWSGKSHIVTLQDIAVGLRQENWALQKAHGLNHIPSNDFSLYDHVLDTSVMVGAIPQNYEWKGGPAAPETYFAMARGSQGSQDHEGCAHHGVAAQEMTKWFDTNYHFMVPELTRGQEFTLGSNKPVDEYREASKQGFDTRPVILGPVTFLKLAKSKDDRLDPLSLLPGLLPIYTEILRRLSANGARWVQIDEPALVLDLDESTQTAFRVAYAFFARALPRLKLLLTPYFGALGDNLDLALGLPVAGLHLDLCRAPEQLNGVVAQAPAGLVLSLGVIDGRNVWRADLEAILRRIEPVITQRGTDHLILAPSCSLLHTPVDLELETDIDPDFKSWLAFATQKLEELSILGKAINTGKDSVRDELAAASRAIETRRTSTKIHDEAVKQRLRAVTTEQAQRQSPYPARREKQKSLGLPDFPTTTIGSFPQTDGVRKARAEHGKGALTANAYAALLRKETETSIRWQEEIGIDVLVHGEFERNDMVQYFGEQLSGFAFTKHGWVQSYGSRYVRPPIIFGDVSRPKAMTVEWSSFAQSLTNKPMKGMLTGPVTMMQWSFVRDDLSRDQVCRQIGLALRDEVSDLEKAGIKIIQIDEPAIREGLPIRRADWAAYLDWAIECFRLSASGVRDETQIHTHMCYSEFNDIIDSIAAMDADVISIETSRSKMELLDAFVTYHYPNEIGPGVYDIHSPRIPPVDEMAGLLRKAKRNLAPDQIWVNPDCGLKTRKWEEVKPALVNMVEAAKLLRLEQ; encoded by the coding sequence ATGTCTATCACCATAAGCAATCTGGGTTTCCCTCGGATCGGCAAACGGCGCGAGCTGAAATTCGCGCTGGAAAATTTCTGGTCCGGCAAATCCCATATCGTCACTCTGCAGGATATCGCTGTGGGCCTGCGTCAGGAAAACTGGGCTTTGCAGAAGGCCCATGGCCTCAACCACATACCGAGCAATGATTTCTCACTCTATGACCATGTGCTGGATACCAGCGTCATGGTTGGCGCGATCCCGCAAAACTATGAATGGAAGGGCGGTCCTGCAGCCCCTGAAACCTACTTCGCCATGGCGCGGGGCAGTCAGGGCTCGCAAGATCACGAAGGTTGCGCCCATCACGGCGTAGCGGCGCAGGAAATGACCAAGTGGTTTGATACCAATTATCATTTCATGGTGCCTGAACTGACGCGCGGTCAGGAATTCACCCTTGGTTCCAACAAGCCGGTTGATGAATACCGCGAAGCCAGCAAGCAGGGCTTTGATACACGTCCGGTTATTCTTGGACCTGTCACCTTCCTCAAACTCGCCAAAAGCAAGGATGACCGCCTCGATCCACTGTCACTATTGCCGGGCCTCCTGCCTATCTACACGGAAATTCTGCGCCGCCTTTCCGCCAATGGGGCGCGATGGGTGCAGATTGATGAACCTGCGCTGGTGCTTGATCTTGATGAAAGCACACAGACCGCATTCCGCGTGGCCTATGCGTTCTTTGCCCGCGCCCTGCCCCGGCTGAAACTGCTGCTGACGCCCTATTTTGGCGCCCTCGGTGACAATCTCGATCTGGCTTTGGGGCTGCCTGTTGCCGGCCTGCATCTTGATCTTTGCCGTGCGCCCGAGCAGCTCAACGGCGTTGTGGCTCAGGCTCCGGCTGGTCTTGTCCTGTCGCTTGGTGTTATCGATGGCCGCAATGTCTGGCGTGCGGATCTTGAAGCCATCCTCCGGCGCATCGAACCTGTGATCACCCAGCGCGGAACAGATCACCTCATTCTGGCACCATCCTGTTCGCTGCTGCACACCCCTGTCGATCTCGAACTCGAAACGGATATCGACCCTGATTTCAAAAGCTGGCTGGCCTTTGCCACCCAGAAACTTGAAGAATTGTCGATCCTTGGCAAAGCAATCAACACGGGCAAAGACAGCGTGCGAGACGAACTGGCGGCCGCCAGCCGCGCTATCGAAACACGCCGCACCTCGACCAAAATTCATGACGAAGCGGTAAAACAGCGTCTGCGAGCGGTGACAACGGAGCAGGCACAGCGTCAGAGCCCCTATCCTGCCCGGCGTGAAAAGCAGAAATCGCTTGGCTTGCCCGACTTTCCGACAACCACTATCGGCTCCTTTCCCCAGACGGATGGAGTACGCAAGGCGCGGGCGGAACATGGCAAGGGTGCGCTGACCGCCAATGCCTATGCCGCACTGCTGCGCAAGGAAACCGAAACCTCCATTCGCTGGCAGGAGGAAATCGGCATTGATGTGCTTGTCCATGGTGAGTTTGAGCGCAACGACATGGTGCAGTATTTCGGCGAACAGCTCTCGGGCTTTGCCTTCACCAAACATGGCTGGGTGCAAAGCTATGGCTCGCGCTACGTTCGCCCACCGATCATTTTCGGCGATGTCAGCCGCCCGAAAGCCATGACCGTTGAATGGTCATCCTTTGCCCAGTCCCTGACAAACAAGCCTATGAAGGGCATGCTGACCGGTCCCGTGACCATGATGCAATGGTCTTTCGTGCGCGATGATCTTTCGCGTGATCAGGTCTGCCGCCAGATCGGGCTGGCACTGCGTGACGAGGTGAGCGATCTGGAAAAAGCTGGAATCAAGATCATCCAGATTGACGAGCCAGCCATTCGCGAAGGTCTGCCGATCCGCCGGGCTGATTGGGCTGCCTATCTCGACTGGGCCATCGAGTGCTTCCGCCTCTCCGCTTCGGGCGTGCGCGACGAGACCCAGATCCACACCCATATGTGCTACTCGGAGTTTAACGATATTATCGACTCCATCGCGGCCATGGATGCGGATGTGATCTCCATCGAGACATCGCGATCAAAAATGGAATTGCTCGATGCTTTCGTGACCTACCATTACCCGAACGAGATCGGACCCGGTGTTTACGACATCCATTCACCGCGCATTCCACCTGTCGATGAAATGGCTGGTCTTCTGCGTAAGGCCAAAAGAAATCTTGCCCCGGACCAGATCTGGGTCAACCCGGATTGCGGCCTCAAAACCCGCAAATGGGAAGAAGTGAAGCCAGCCCTCGTCAACATGGTCGAGGCAGCAAAGCTTTTGCGGCTAGAGCAGTAA
- a CDS encoding MFS transporter, whose product MISSPLAATLARRNVHYGWVVVAVTFLTMLVTAAAVGAPGVLIVPLEKEFGWTTEQIATAFSIRLLLFGLMGPFAAAFMNYFGVRKVVCVALALIAGGSFLSLGMTQIWQLILLWGVVIGFGTGLTAMVLGATVATRWFTERRGLVLGMLTASSATGQLAFMPLMASISENYGWRAATMMVCALLAVAAVAVFLLMRDRPADVGLPAYGEKEVTKTAPITGGLLSLIIMPLVTLKEISRSSTFWVLFATFYICGASTNGLIQTHFVALCGDYGLAAVTAASVLAMMGFFDFFGTIGSGWLSDRVDNRWLLFWYYGLRGASLLFLPYSNFSIYGLTLFAMFYGLDWIATVPPTVKLATDRFGREKAGMVFGWVFAGHQLGAASAAYGGGFARTEYASYLPAFFTAGILCFIAALLALTIKKSSKSDVVGEPAVAH is encoded by the coding sequence ATGATTTCTTCACCACTTGCCGCGACCCTCGCCCGACGCAATGTCCATTATGGTTGGGTTGTCGTCGCCGTCACCTTTCTTACCATGCTCGTTACCGCGGCAGCTGTTGGCGCGCCCGGCGTACTCATCGTACCGCTGGAAAAAGAGTTCGGCTGGACCACGGAACAGATCGCCACGGCCTTTTCCATTCGTCTGCTGCTGTTCGGCCTGATGGGTCCGTTCGCTGCCGCTTTCATGAACTATTTCGGTGTGCGCAAGGTTGTCTGCGTGGCGCTGGCGCTTATTGCCGGTGGCTCGTTTCTATCGCTGGGCATGACGCAGATTTGGCAGCTTATCCTGCTATGGGGCGTCGTGATCGGCTTCGGCACTGGCTTGACGGCCATGGTGCTCGGCGCAACTGTCGCCACGCGCTGGTTTACGGAACGGCGCGGACTGGTGCTTGGCATGCTGACCGCAAGCTCGGCGACCGGCCAGTTGGCCTTCATGCCACTCATGGCGTCCATCAGTGAAAATTACGGCTGGCGTGCCGCCACCATGATGGTCTGCGCCCTGCTCGCCGTTGCCGCTGTTGCGGTATTTCTGCTGATGCGCGATCGTCCAGCCGATGTGGGCTTGCCAGCCTATGGCGAAAAAGAAGTCACGAAGACTGCTCCGATAACGGGCGGACTTCTTTCACTCATCATCATGCCGCTTGTCACACTGAAGGAAATCTCCCGCAGCAGCACGTTCTGGGTCCTGTTCGCCACGTTCTATATCTGCGGTGCGAGCACCAACGGCCTGATCCAGACACATTTCGTCGCGCTTTGCGGCGATTACGGCCTCGCCGCAGTGACAGCGGCCAGCGTGCTTGCCATGATGGGCTTCTTCGATTTCTTCGGCACAATCGGTTCCGGCTGGCTGTCCGACCGGGTCGATAATCGCTGGTTGCTGTTCTGGTACTACGGCCTGCGCGGTGCCTCGCTGCTCTTTTTGCCCTACAGCAACTTCTCCATCTACGGCCTCACGCTGTTCGCCATGTTCTATGGATTGGACTGGATCGCCACCGTACCGCCAACCGTCAAACTGGCAACGGATCGTTTTGGCCGCGAAAAGGCCGGTATGGTATTCGGCTGGGTCTTTGCCGGCCATCAGCTTGGAGCCGCATCGGCTGCCTATGGTGGCGGTTTCGCCCGGACGGAATATGCAAGCTACCTGCCTGCATTCTTCACCGCCGGTATTCTCTGCTTCATCGCAGCCTTGCTCGCCCTGACCATCAAGAAAAGCAGCAAGAGCGACGTTGTCGGTGAACCAGCCGTCGCCCATTAA
- a CDS encoding TetR/AcrR family transcriptional regulator, whose protein sequence is MRVSRDQAAQNRARIVQIAGQQFREKGFDGIGVADVMKSAGLTHGGFYGHFDSKDDLIAEACEAAMALSVRKWMSLSEGAPDNALAAIAKSYLTGDAHGEGKMSSCMMAALAPDIARRGGPVRSRFTEGTKALLDILINAVTGNTKAKQREKAIAVMAGLVGTVVLSHAVDDPEFAKEINRIGEAAFGRDTE, encoded by the coding sequence ATGCGTGTCAGCAGGGATCAGGCAGCTCAGAATCGCGCCCGTATTGTACAGATCGCCGGGCAGCAGTTTCGGGAGAAGGGCTTTGATGGAATCGGCGTTGCCGATGTCATGAAAAGCGCCGGGCTTACGCATGGTGGCTTCTATGGCCATTTTGATTCAAAGGATGATCTGATTGCGGAGGCCTGCGAAGCGGCCATGGCGCTGTCAGTCCGCAAATGGATGAGCCTTTCCGAGGGCGCTCCGGATAATGCGCTTGCCGCAATCGCCAAGTCCTATTTGACCGGAGATGCGCATGGCGAGGGCAAAATGAGCAGTTGCATGATGGCGGCTCTCGCGCCGGATATTGCCCGCCGTGGTGGCCCTGTACGTTCGCGCTTTACCGAGGGAACAAAGGCGCTGCTCGATATTCTGATCAACGCCGTGACCGGGAATACAAAAGCCAAGCAACGGGAGAAAGCCATTGCTGTTATGGCCGGACTGGTGGGAACAGTCGTTCTGTCCCACGCGGTGGACGATCCGGAATTCGCCAAAGAAATCAACAGGATTGGTGAGGCGGCTTTCGGGCGAGATACTGAATAG
- the uvrB gene encoding excinuclease ABC subunit UvrB — protein MVKSPDKYNADGFGEAPQSELEGTPLSGSISDWAKQISEETAKAKSKPVKPKKTAAKENSSSRTSRGTSIGGSSDPKTRAAAGLNPVAGLDIALEDVGSLPAGGATATVAALSALIESGNPLFKNGAAWQPHRPARPSKSEGGIAIQMETDFQPSGDQPTAIRDLVSGIADEDKTQVLLGVTGSGKTFTMAKVIEETQRPALILAPNKTLAAQLYGEFKSFFPNNAVEYFVSYYDYYQPEAYVPRSDTFIEKESSINEQIDRMRHSATRSLLERDDVIIVASVSCIYGIGSVETYTAMTFEMKIGDRLDQRALLADLVAQQYKRRDMDFTRGSFRVRGDTIELFPAHLEDRAWRISMFGDEIETITEFDPLTGQKTGDLSQVKIYANSHYVTPRPTLNQAIKSIKEELKHRLVELNEAGRLLEAQRLEQRCTFDLEMLEATGSCAGIENYSRYLTGRKPGEPPPTLFEYIPDNALVFIDESHVTVPQIGAMYKGDFRRKATLAEYGFRLPSCLDNRPLRFEEWDAMRPQTVAVSATPSNWEMEEAGGVFAEQVIRPTGLIDPPVEVRPAKSQVDDVLGEIRDTSAKGYRTLVTVLTKRMAEDLTEYLHEQGIRVRYMHSDIDTLERIEILRDLRLGAFDVLVGINLLREGLDIPECGFVAILDADKEGFLRSETSLIQTIGRAARNVDGKVVLYADHITGSMERAMAETSRRREKQEAYNTEHGITPASIKKNIGDILNSVYERDHVRADISGFTDSGAMMGNNLKSHLEHLEKQMRVAADDLDFEVAARLRDEIKRLRETELAISDDPMAREVELESPVSGRTKGRHNAGRAMHRVVTDENSDPNSPLFRKPHLDEMGGDSTRPLGGGQFRKNTLDEMTVGRTEKPVRGAVPEKPALPGATNRNDDAIIRRERSGIGSYEDANDARKKRRPGKTGRPGR, from the coding sequence ATGGTTAAATCTCCTGACAAATATAACGCAGATGGTTTCGGCGAAGCGCCGCAGTCTGAACTGGAAGGCACACCGCTTTCCGGCTCGATCAGCGATTGGGCCAAACAGATTTCCGAGGAAACCGCCAAGGCAAAGTCCAAGCCGGTAAAGCCGAAGAAGACGGCTGCCAAGGAAAACAGCAGTTCCAGAACATCGCGCGGCACATCCATCGGTGGATCGAGTGATCCCAAGACACGCGCCGCCGCCGGGTTGAACCCGGTCGCAGGGCTCGATATTGCCCTTGAGGATGTGGGTAGTCTGCCGGCTGGGGGAGCAACAGCAACGGTCGCCGCCCTGTCGGCATTGATCGAAAGCGGCAATCCGCTGTTCAAGAACGGGGCAGCGTGGCAACCGCATCGCCCTGCCCGCCCATCCAAATCCGAAGGCGGCATCGCCATTCAGATGGAAACGGATTTCCAGCCATCAGGTGATCAGCCAACGGCTATTCGCGATCTTGTCTCCGGCATTGCCGATGAAGACAAGACACAGGTGCTGCTTGGCGTCACGGGTTCGGGCAAGACCTTCACCATGGCCAAGGTTATCGAGGAAACCCAGCGCCCGGCGCTGATCCTTGCGCCCAATAAAACACTCGCGGCGCAGCTTTACGGCGAGTTCAAATCCTTCTTCCCCAACAATGCGGTCGAATATTTCGTTTCCTACTACGATTATTACCAGCCGGAAGCCTATGTGCCGCGCTCGGATACATTCATCGAAAAGGAATCGTCGATCAACGAACAGATCGACCGGATGCGCCACTCCGCCACCCGTTCGTTGCTGGAACGCGATGATGTCATCATCGTTGCCTCCGTATCCTGCATTTATGGTATCGGATCGGTCGAAACCTATACGGCCATGACCTTCGAAATGAAGATCGGCGACCGGCTTGACCAGCGCGCCCTGCTCGCCGATCTTGTGGCGCAGCAGTATAAGCGCCGCGACATGGATTTCACCCGCGGTTCGTTCCGGGTGCGCGGCGATACGATTGAACTGTTCCCCGCCCACCTTGAGGACAGGGCATGGCGCATTTCCATGTTTGGCGACGAGATTGAGACAATCACCGAATTCGACCCGCTGACTGGCCAGAAGACCGGCGATCTCAGCCAGGTGAAGATTTACGCGAATTCGCACTATGTGACACCGCGCCCGACGCTCAATCAGGCCATCAAATCAATCAAGGAAGAGCTGAAGCATCGTCTCGTCGAGTTGAACGAAGCTGGCCGTTTGCTGGAAGCGCAGCGGCTGGAACAGCGCTGCACCTTCGATCTCGAAATGCTTGAGGCGACGGGTTCCTGTGCTGGCATCGAGAACTATTCGCGTTATCTGACCGGCCGCAAGCCCGGCGAGCCACCGCCCACGCTGTTCGAATATATTCCGGATAATGCGCTTGTCTTCATCGATGAAAGCCATGTGACCGTTCCGCAGATTGGCGCCATGTACAAGGGCGACTTCAGGCGCAAGGCAACGCTGGCCGAATATGGCTTCCGCTTGCCCTCATGCCTGGACAACCGTCCGCTGCGCTTCGAGGAATGGGACGCCATGCGTCCGCAAACCGTTGCCGTTTCCGCCACCCCAAGCAATTGGGAAATGGAAGAGGCTGGCGGTGTGTTTGCCGAACAGGTTATTCGCCCGACTGGCCTGATTGATCCGCCTGTTGAAGTGCGTCCGGCAAAATCGCAGGTCGATGATGTTCTCGGTGAAATCCGCGATACTTCGGCAAAAGGTTATCGCACGCTGGTGACCGTTCTGACCAAACGCATGGCGGAAGACCTGACGGAATATCTGCACGAACAGGGTATTCGCGTGCGCTACATGCACTCCGATATCGATACACTCGAACGTATCGAGATCCTGCGCGATCTCAGACTGGGTGCATTTGACGTTCTCGTTGGTATCAACCTGCTGCGTGAAGGTCTGGATATTCCCGAGTGCGGGTTCGTTGCCATTCTCGATGCTGACAAGGAAGGATTCCTGCGGTCGGAAACGTCACTGATCCAGACCATTGGCCGTGCCGCGCGTAACGTCGACGGCAAGGTTGTCCTTTATGCCGATCACATCACCGGTTCGATGGAACGGGCCATGGCGGAAACCAGCCGCCGCCGCGAAAAGCAGGAGGCCTATAACACCGAACACGGGATTACACCCGCCAGCATCAAGAAGAATATCGGTGATATTCTCAACAGTGTGTACGAGCGCGATCACGTTCGTGCGGATATTTCCGGCTTTACCGATTCCGGCGCGATGATGGGGAACAACCTCAAATCGCACCTGGAACACCTGGAAAAGCAGATGCGTGTGGCCGCCGACGATCTCGACTTCGAAGTGGCGGCAAGACTGCGCGACGAAATCAAGCGTCTGCGCGAAACGGAACTCGCCATTTCAGACGATCCGATGGCGCGCGAAGTGGAACTGGAAAGTCCGGTCTCCGGCCGCACCAAAGGCAGGCATAATGCCGGACGAGCCATGCACCGTGTGGTTACGGATGAGAACAGCGATCCGAACTCGCCACTGTTCCGCAAACCGCATCTGGATGAAATGGGTGGCGATTCCACCCGGCCTCTGGGCGGTGGACAGTTCCGCAAGAACACGCTGGATGAGATGACCGTTGGCCGGACTGAAAAGCCGGTTCGTGGTGCCGTACCGGAAAAGCCCGCACTTCCCGGCGCCACCAACCGGAATGACGATGCCATTATCAGGCGTGAGCGGAGTGGGATTGGCTCCTATGAAGATGCCAATGACGCGCGCAAAAAACGCCGACCGGGCAAAACAGGGCGTCCGGGGCGGTAA